The Osmia bicornis bicornis chromosome 11, iOsmBic2.1, whole genome shotgun sequence genome includes the window TTAAAAATGCTAACCTTTGGTAATAGTATTTAATCAACAAAATGATTGTAAATATTCATATGTcattcaaatttcattaaaaacgAGTATGACCGAAGTACAGTGgcagaaaaatttatatgaaaattatgGTTTACCAGACAATTATACAGATAATACATTTTTGGAGCAATTGCGTAAAAATATAAAGCCAAACAATGTAACATTAATTGAGGCAATAACTTTTGGTGCTAGTGTATGTATTCAATTAAACATTGTAATTCTTTTCGTCATTATATTTATCTGGTTAAGCAAAGAATGGACCAGTCCAAATATCATATTTATATCAGGTGTAATTTGTACAGTGTTTGGTTATTTTATCTTCTGCTTAAAAGAACCAAATACTTTGACCAAATTAACTAAAGATCTcagaactgtattaatttttcttactttCGGTTATATTTTATCGCCAGTTTTAAAAACTTTGACCGAAACTATTAGTACAGATACAATTTATGCCATGACAATATTAATGTTtcttgtacatttaatatttagCAAATATGGTTCTTTGCAAATATCTTTATCAGATTCTTTATCTAttacatcttcaatttttggtTCCTTAATGTTAGCTTCCAGATTAGTATCTCCGTCTCATGCATTTTCTCTTCTAACAGTTTCTGTACAgtgttttgttttattaccATTTTTAATGCATACATTaagcaataaaatatttatttcaattttattaacatttagtACTTTGTATCTTCTCTTATTTCTTTCGCAAACTCTATCTTATGTATTCATTATAACCACagtatttttacattttatttgtcCTTGTTGGTATATACAATGTCAAAGGTACAAAGATAATATTTATGGACCATGGGATGAGGCTGTAATCAGttcttaaatatttaatttattagcaGTAAACGTTATAGTCGTAAATACTGTTGTAATACGATTTTGGCAGTCGATTGTAAATATACACGAGtatgtaaaaaaatatgttcTTATATATTTTGAATCGATGTTGTGTACGTAAGTGTGCCgttattgtacaattataaaCTGTAGTAGTCTTTTAATTCTTCTTACGAGAGCTTCGATAAAACTGTGATCCACTGTTGCGTATTCACTATGCGTATCCAGCAGCTGTGTAATAAAACTATCTGTAAACGTAGAAACGAGACCTTGTTTCAATTCCATTAGCGTTTCCGATGATACTTTCCACGCTACCATATCTTCGTCTATACCGCCGGAGGATactagaaaaatagaaaaacaatTTGAAGATTTTAATGGGTAGGACACGATAACAAATGGGGGAAGGTCAAAAGTTAGACCCTCATCCGAGATAAGGGCGCCAAGGGTCGGGTCCCGGTGTGTTCTTCAGAgatcccggggccctccctaTATCCCCAGGGGGGCAGGGGGTGTCTTTTGAAGATTTCctccacgtaaaaaaaaaaaaaaaaaatgggcaCGATGAAGTTTCTCAATATAAATGTGTTCAGTTTTACCTTGCATTCGGCTATGCCGAGATACTACTTGTATCATGTAGAAATCTAAGTGGCTCCAAAGAATATACAAAGCATGTTCTATTATCAAAGAACAATATTTTATGCATTGACGCTTCTCTTTAACCCAGCGATTTAATCGTTGTTCAACTATAACTCGTTGCTTCTGCACATCGAGCTTCGCTTCTTCCTCTGACATGTATTCCTTTAATTCTGTCGTACTCATTTCTCCTACGATCGCCGATTTCTTGATGAGAGTATCGATTTGAGGCAATTCAGAGTGTAACAAATTTATAACAGATACAAGCTGATCAACAATCGTTCCCAAGTGTACACCACCCGACGTATCCTTCATTCTATCTTCTCTTCCCCCTGGTTTTGGTGTCAAATGAGGTTCAAACAGCACGTTCCTTATCTTTTGATCCATTCTACTGTGCTGCATCTGATTCCTTGTATACAACATAATATTTGCTACTATTTGAACAGAGAATATATGTTGTTGATTCGCATCCGTTTGCTCGTGACTTAAGCGTATAGGAGGTGGTTGCAACTGAAATTTGCACAATAAAGACAACATTAATTTTTGTAGTCGATAAAGATGAGCACGAAGCTCTCTTATCCCAGTGACATCCTCCAATAGACGGTCGTCGAATTCGTTCCTCGTTAATTCCTCGTCCACTAATTTATACATATCAATGTTCGCTGATCTGGATATCACTCCTGTAAGGCAGGCAATCTCTTTCAAGAAAAGAGTGTTCGCTTTTGGGAAAGCGTTTCTTAAGACCATCTCGATGGTATCTCGATGACTCTGTAGAAAGCCACAAACTTGTATCGCACAGGATTGATTCTCTGTTCCCAGAGTGGTGAGCAAAGCATCGCAAAAATATAATGCTGGCAGAAAGATTTGCTGGTAACGTTGCCCGATAGAAGGTATGAAGGAATAATCACCCCCTTCGAAACCTATGTGAACGTCCGGATGATGATCAAAAACAACCATGCTCGACATGCACGATAAGATCTTGTTCTCTAAAAGACTCTCAGCGCCCAATCTCGTAGAAGCCATTCTACAAAACGTTGCCATTTTTGCTTCGTACAAATACAGTGGCCTCAGTGTTGGAGGTTCTGGTTGTAACATATACCTCAACATGTTATCAGATTCTAGCAGACTGTCTATCATATGCTTTAAATATCCTCTACTAGTTAAATAGATTATCCAAGCGTTGTCATAGTCCAATTCCAATATTTTATCTAAACAAGATAACGCCAACATTTTGCAGACGTCGTGACCACCCGAACAATTGTGGCACAAAATGTCCATCAACTGATTTCCAAAACTATTTATCACTTGTATCGTTGCATAACGGTGCGAACGTTCTTGAACAGGCATTATTCTGTTAACAGTACTGTCTAATTGGCTAACGTACATAAAGTCTACGATATTTGTACCTTCTGATTTTTCCAAACCGATCACGCAGAGGAAATTCAATAACGCTGCGTACAGATGAGTGATCACTTTCTGCGATGAAGCACCAGCATTCAAAATCCATTGCAATACATGGCTTAAAATAATCTTCATCATCGTCGTGTTCGAGGGTGACGATGGAAACGATTCGTTGTCGGTCTGTGTGATAAAACTGTTTCTTAAATGCACCAACAACATCAGAACCGTTCCAGATACCAAGGTTTTGATCTCGCTCAATGCTTCGCAAGATGTCATCTTTTGCAATAAATCGTGAGACAAATTCAACAGCAGATGCTGTTTCTGTGCCGTGGGTAGCTGTTGATTTGTCGCAACGCAGAATAGTATCTCTGTTGTCTGACACCAGCCTTCGACGAATTTTACAGTAGCATACGACAACAATTTGATCTGATTCCTCTTCAAAGCGTGCTGCAAAATTCTTTGTACTTCCTGCTGCATCAGATTCCTCTGTGTCGCAGTTGCACTGTTCTGAGTAACCGCTAATTCTTCGGTGATCAGGGAATGAAGTTTTCTGATATCTATAAGACGAGGTCCTCCTATCAAGGTAACCGGTACGCTACACCGTCCTAAAACCATTTCTACCTGTGACGGATCAAAAAAGTCTAGTACCAACGGTGGTTCCAATTGCAGTTGAAATTCAATGTAGTGCAACAGATCCATAAGAAGTTTCTGCGATGGAACAATCTGTCCCTTTTCTTGGCCAAAGTTCCCAACTAATCGTTGAACGAGTAAATTCTGCAAACTACCTCCAGCGACTCGCAATTCGATCGCAGCTATCTTTAACAGCCACGACATGCAACCAAGCTCTGTTGCTTTATTCTGACCTTCGAACGGTAACTTGGAGAGGTGCCGTTGCACGAAATCTTGATTAATGCTCGTTCGCAAGAATCTCAGTACTGGGACCGATGTTTTGTTATTCGCAGCCAACGTGTGGAGGAAACAATAGCAAGCTTCGGTTATTTTATCACGACCACGCTCGAGTGATTGTTCCAGAATTCCTAATATAGAATGGAGACACGTTCGAGGAAAGCCTAGAATTCCAGGCTGCTGCAGTATCGTCTTTTTAATGTCTTTGATGTTGATGTCAAATCCTAACAGATAATGAGCAAGATTCGGCGTTGGTCGTGTAATGCTGTGCATCATCAGCAGTAGAATTCTCTCCTTGCAGCTACCAGTGTACTGTTTTTCGTTCGACTCGTTATCGTCGTCGAGAATAATATCTGCGTCTAAACATTCCACGAAACCGTGTCTAATATGCGTAGCTAAAGTCGGAGTGGCTGTGAACGTGGAAAGTAATTCCGAATCAGCCCCTGGCTCGTTCGTCACTTCGTGTATCACGCCAACAGCGTGAAACGCATGTTGTGGAAGCCAAGAACTGTAGAATATGTATTTTGCCACGTTTATCATATAATCAGGCTTCTTCGATTGGGGATCAACTTCTAAAAGCAATCTTGATAATCCAGTTAAGATTTTATGTATCGATTTTGCAGCAGCTAATTGCGACATGTAACTGTGCTGAGTTTTTAATCCTCTTTCCAGTATCTCCAAACAATACAGCGTAGCATTTTCAAGATTCTTTTTACCAGGAAAAGGTTCGTAGATGTCAAAATTACAGCAACCTTTATCAAGAACGTACAATATAACGTGCAGTAGCTCCGACTTTGAATGCAACTGGGTCATTATATGATATCCCGGAGCGGAATTAACCACCGTTGTTTCTCCGCTCTGAAGTTCTACCTTACATCCAGTAAAATCCTCTACCGCAGGCTCGTACTGTTTGATCAGTTTTGAGAATATTTTTAAGCAGCCCTCTGCCACTTCCCATTTTTCAGCTGGATTTTTGTACGATCGTGTGTGGAACTTTAAAAATACGGTATTGATGATGAAGTGTAAGTACGGATCAAAACCAGGATTGCGTTGACCCATTCCTAATAATCGTGGTATAGGAAAGTCCGTGAGAACGTCTAATAGTTCTAACATTGCTCGCGTCAGCGGATATTCGTCTTTCTTCGATTCGATCTCTTCCAATTCTGTCTGAACACCTCGCGGTTGATAGCTACTTATGGTTGGTATAGTTGAAAGTATCTGGGCAGCTTCTAAACTTTGCCATACAGTCGATGAACTTTCCGGTGATTTTGCTAGCGCGGCGAGAGTTCTTATTAAAACAGCTTTCAATGGAATTGATATTCCACAACTGACTAAACCGATCAGAGATGGTAATACTTTCCATCCAGGATGATCGCATATCGCGATTCTCGACATCTCATCGTTCTTCGCGATCACCTGAACGACCAAAAGTACCGATTCAAGACCTTTAACTTCCTCGGGAGTGATACCTTTCAGGTGACTTCTCTGACGATACACGGTATCTTGACTAGGCGGTAGTTCTTTTCTAAGATTAATGTAATAGCGGCTCAGAGAACTGAAGAAGTGATCCCAAGAAATTGTTGTTGATCCGGAAGTTCCTGTAAACAAAGTTAATGTATTACAGGGTGATCCTTTCGCTAGTGGACCCAAAGGAAGTGTTGCAACAATAGAATGAAGAAGTCGACATTccatttctgtcatcgcttactTGACGGAGGTATCCacctccctttttttttttttacgtggggcaAATCTTCCAAAGACACCTCCAACCCCCTGGGAAGGGGTCGGAGGTAAGGCGGGATTATTACCActctaaaacccccacggtggccacCTCCGTCAagtaagcgatgacagaaatgggaTGTCGACTTCTTCATTCTGTATAATAACTTTCATCTTAACTAgttagtttcatttttattaatatatttaccATTCggtttaagaaaattaaacgctTGTCGTGCTGCCTGCGGCGAAGATGCGAGAGACGCTATCATTTTAAGATACGGAACAAATAATCCTGCTGGCAATATTTCCCCGGCAAGACGTACAAATTTAAACAAAGCAACCTGTCTAGATGGCAAACGATTGATATAGGCTGGAGCGGATGCGTGCGTCGAGTCAGAATGATGACACCAATAATCCATAACCAAATCCAATTTTAAAGGATCTTCTTTATATAATTCAGCTACGGTTAACATCAAATATTCGAAATGATTATCTAGATTCAGAGGTGGCTCGATACCCTCTTGCTGATATGCTTGAATCAAACGCATAGATTCGTCTGCTCTATTTCGCAATTCCTTCACTTTCATAGGCATTAGCAATATAAAATCAGAAATGAGAGAGTGAAAATAACGTATATAAAATTCTTCGTAATAGATGATTTTGTTCTTGAACAATACTTCGGCCATAAAATGAAAGCATTTATTCGACAAAGCCGTTTCCAACAATCTTTCGTCTTCTGTGGTTATGTTTAAAAGTTGCACGCTGCTCGCAGTCTTGATCGTTGCCAAAGCAACTGCAAATGCAAATTGTATTATTCCGCACAATCCGGCATTTTCCCAACTGACGTTAGCTGATAATTTCTTGTACAATTCTTCGTGTGCTCCTCTTTCTGCGATTAACGGCATAGAATTGATCAATTCtggaaaaaaaggagaaaccACTGAATAGTATAACAAGGttcaagataaaaattatttctacgATCGTATGACAAATGTTATTACACCTTCGCCGTTCTCGCGACTGTGTAACGAACTAAAATTAATTGCGTTTAATACACTCATTATGATCGCAAGAGTGACTTTATCTGGACCTCCTTCACCTGCTTCGGATACTATTTGTTTTGTTTGTAAATAAGGTACCAAGTGAAATAAGATTTCATTTGGCAATGAAGACTGAGCAGACCATAGATATAAAATGTCGGCCAAGTCTTGTCTAGAATCGTTGTAAAGTTTCATCACCATATAACGATGTTTCGATCCTCCTAATGCACGATTTTTTTCTAACAATTCTTGTTCCTATCAAAtgtgaaataataatttaattactgtagatttataataaaaattttagtaTGTATCCTAAAATACCTTCAAAGGATCCATGGTTTCCAATAAAGAGACAATCCTATGTAATAAACCATCTTTTTCCAATTTATTTGTATATTCGGTAATATGTCTTAAAAGAGCAATCGGGGCATCGATTTTCCAGCTATGTCCCATTCTAGCTTGTACCAGCATTCTTAAAGTTGACGTGAGTGCTTTCTTTCCATCatagtataataaaatagCTGTTAATCCCCGAGGTAAACCAGGATGATGGGACATTTGCAACTGGGCGGTACATAAAAGATCCAATGCCATGAATTCATTAAGCTCATACATGTCTGATATAATCAGCGTTTCATCAACTAATTCTTTTGATAATAATTGATGTCCTAAGCCAGGAAGCGTGATACCCTCAATTGCTCCTTTCGTTATTTCTTCCCGGCTATTTGCATTTGGAGGCTACAATTAAATACATCTTAAATCacataacataaaaatttgtaacatttttatcATTACTTGTAATATTGCTCAAATTCCATTACTCTATCACTTACAGGATTTTTTAACAGAGTAAGAAAATTTTGTCTATGGTTTCTCAAAGCTTCTATAAATTCATGATATTGAAGATCATGGGTAGTTGGAGAAGATGTAATATACCGTTCTACAAGACTCTGTAACTCCTTGTACGGAGTCCACATGTCCTCTGTTGTTCCTTTATCTATAATGTATATAAGAAAACATTTAGTTCTTTGTTATGGTTTTATACAATCacatattttgtaataatgtGAAAATTTATCCTCATGTATTACACAGTGAAGGTTAGATATTTCATTTAGTATTGAAAGAATGTATATACTCGTAGAAATTACAACTTACCTTCAGACATGTTTGCAGAATAAATGAAACGTTATAAAAGTGTAAATCTGCTGGAGCTAAATATCGTACTTATATTTAATAGAAGCAAAGAAATCTCGTGCAACATAATACAAATACCGGTCCTCTGGCGGGAATCGTAGACTTAttgcagtgactacagatatgtacaagaaaactggacatgcctttgttacCGAAGGGTGGTCATTTTTGGGGAGTGCGGCTCCCCAGTATGAAGAGAGGGCTAAACTTCCGAAAACCTCCATGCTCCAAATTGgcttaaattttgaaaataaatttttttttgataaaaatgatgattgcgagaaggatttttggcgactcgaataaaaatttgttatctAGTATCTGCATCTCTGAGGGGGTGCGATTTGGGCTGTTCAAGATGGCGCAAAGATCTTCGCgaagcaattttattttcaattcgaaagttaatatttttatatctcGTGGTACCAAATAATATCTATTGTCTTTAATTTAAATACTTTCgctttattttctcaattaatacatttgtacatttatattcggtgatttgtttcattttatcaGATATGCGAGTAGGATAACTAGTAGTCAATTTTGATCTATGCTTTTTTTCGTTCGACTCGCGCTGTTCTGAGTTAGTaatttaaatgatattgttattttattacttttcttATATTGTAAGATTCATAAATTCGTAAGTTCACATTACGACCtacataatatttataaaattacgcAAATGTACGATGCAGAAGAGTAAATTATATATGATTCagaatatatgtacatatgtcgCCGGCCGGTAATTTTGTGTACGTGGTCAGTTTTTAGATAGACGGCatcatttaaattttcgtaatttcatttttcagcACGTAAACGCTATGCTTTATTGAAGTAGTATTTTCACCGCTGTATTAATAGATTTTGATGTGTTGAATATTGAACAATTTTAAACATCTTTACATCAATAAGAAAGCTTAACCTAACACTGAATGACAAACGCCATGTGTTCTTCATAacatattttgttattatagtttatttaatatacattagAAATCCTTCCTgtttatatttctaaaatgTTTGATGGATTTTGGCATGTgaaacaattataatttttatcctGAATAAGAGATATTGTTTATATCAAAACAagtaatgtatatttttcattttgtgtAGATGAATTAAACAAAGGTGGTGGCTTGACTGCTTGGAAAGGTACCTCAAAGTCTCAAAATGACTGCATTAATGAAGACAAGAGGTTTGCGTATGTCTGCGCAAAAACAGGAAACACTTTTAAAATTGACTGTGTTATCCCTTGCAGCAATATTATGTaagatttataaataattgcaGAAGACATTCTTATAATGTTTCATATGTTTGtacatgaaatattatttctttttagcATTTGCTACAAGGTTGTTTTCAGTACTAAGATTTGAGAGCGTTATTCACGAATTTGATCCATATTTTAACTATCGCACAACAAAGTACTTAGCTGAAAATGGATTTTATAGTTTTCATAATTGGTTTGATGATCGGGTTTGGTATCCTTTAGGCAGGATAATCGGAGGTATGCGTCGCTTTAATTCATACTGTATATATCTTgtttttgtaatataaatataatacaagtttaatatttttcacagGAACAATATATCCTGGTTTAATGATAACATCAGCAGCATTATACCGACttttatggttattaaatattactttAGATATACGTACTATTTGTGTCTTCCTTGCTCCATTATTTTCTAGTTTAACAACAATCATTACTTACATGCTTACCAAAGAACTGAAGGTAAAGGTTTTCAaataagatatttttattatgccAATACAGTAAAtcatacatttttttctattcataATTTGAAGGATTCTGCATCAGGATTGTTCGCTGCAGCTATGATAGCAATTGTTCCTGGTTATATATCACGATCAGTGGCAGGATCTTACGATAACGAAGGCATAGCTATCTTTTGTATGTTATTTACATATTACATGTGGATCAAAGCAGTTAAAACAGGAGCAATTTATTGGGCTACATGCGCTGCTCTTGCATATTTTTATATGGTGTCTTCTTGGGGTGGTTACGTGTTTCTGATTAATTTAATTCCTTTACACGTTTTAACGTTAATGGTAACTGGTAGATTTTCTCATAGAATCTACGTTGCATACAGTATTTTATACTGTTTAGGAACAATTTTATCCATGCAAATATCATTTGTTGGATTTCAACCTGTTCAAAGTTCTGAGCACATGCTTGTAAGTATAAGCTACAGTtgcattaatttaaattaaaaaaatgtttcgtaTAAATCTgccttttatttctttcaggCATTAGGAGTTTTTGGGCTTTGTCAGATTCATGCTCTAGTTGATTATTTACGCAGTAAAGTGTCACAGGACGACTTTGAAGTATTATTCCGTGGACTTGTTATTTCTGCTGTCACCATTTCATTCGTTTTGGGCGTTATTTTAACGATAACTGGTATACATAATGTTAAACAATGATTTTTCATAAGTTACGAGGCAAATTAACTTCTAAATTTATTGATCTTATTTAAGGAAAAATATCGCCTTGGACCGGACGTTTTTATTCACTTTTGGATCCATCTTACGCAAAAAATCATATACCCATAATTGCTTCCGTTTCGGAGCATCAACCAACATCGTGGAGCTCGTTTTATTTCGATCTTCAGATTTTAGTGTTCTTATTTCCATTAGGTTTATACTTTtgcttttcaaaattaacggactctaatatttttcttattctatATGGAGTTACGAGTTTGTACTTTGCTGTGAGTATAATTGTACTTAAAATTTACATTGCGAAGAAATTGAAGTTAATGTTTGAATATTTCTTGAATTGTACAGGGTGTAATGGTTCGTTTGATGTTAGTCCTTGCTCCTGTAATGTGTATTCTGGGTGGAATCGGAGCCTCCTCTTTACTTGTTACTTACATGAAACAATTAGACAGAGGAAAAGTTAGCGATAAAAAGTCTAAAAAGTTTGAAAGTAATTACGTACTCAGAAGTGAGGTAATAATATCAATCGTAATCAAAATATATACATGCATACACACacaatgaaataaatgttataatatATGTCTGTATATTCGTTTTCAGATTGCTACGTTTTTCATAACCCTAATGTGCATTCTGTTCTTTTCATATGTCATTCACTGTACATGGGTTACAGCGGAAGCTTATAGTTCGCCTAGTATTGTACTATCAGCACGTTCTCCCGACGGTGGTCGAATGATATTCGACGATTTCAGAGAAGCATATTACTGGTTACGCATGAACACACCAGAAGTAATTTCGTagtattttgaataattcaataaagaaataaaattgtcaTGTATAACATTTGGaactgtattttttaaatgcaGAATGCCAAGGTGATGTCCTGGTGGGATTATGGATATCAGATCACAGCAATGGCGAATCGTACGATCTTAGTAGACAATAATACATGGAATAATACTCACATATCAAGGGTTGGTCAGGCAATGGCAAGTTCTGAGGAGAAAGCTTATGAAATAATGA containing:
- the LOC114873384 gene encoding phosphatidylinositol N-acetylglucosaminyltransferase subunit C → MTEVQWQKNLYENYGLPDNYTDNTFLEQLRKNIKPNNVTLIEAITFGASVCIQLNIVILFVIIFIWLSKEWTSPNIIFISGVICTVFGYFIFCLKEPNTLTKLTKDLRTVLIFLTFGYILSPVLKTLTETISTDTIYAMTILMFLVHLIFSKYGSLQISLSDSLSITSSIFGSLMLASRLVSPSHAFSLLTVSVQCFVLLPFLMHTLSNKIFISILLTFSTLYLLLFLSQTLSYVFIITTVFLHFICPCWYIQCQRYKDNIYGPWDEAVISS
- the LOC114873378 gene encoding nuclear pore complex protein Nup205 isoform X1, whose product is MSEDKGTTEDMWTPYKELQSLVERYITSSPTTHDLQYHEFIEALRNHRQNFLTLLKNPPPNANSREEITKGAIEGITLPGLGHQLLSKELVDETLIISDMYELNEFMALDLLCTAQLQMSHHPGLPRGLTAILLYYDGKKALTSTLRMLVQARMGHSWKIDAPIALLRHITEYTNKLEKDGLLHRIVSLLETMDPLKEQELLEKNRALGGSKHRYMVMKLYNDSRQDLADILYLWSAQSSLPNEILFHLVPYLQTKQIVSEAGEGGPDKVTLAIIMSVLNAINFSSLHSRENGEELINSMPLIAERGAHEELYKKLSANVSWENAGLCGIIQFAFAVALATIKTASSVQLLNITTEDERLLETALSNKCFHFMAEVLFKNKIIYYEEFYIRYFHSLISDFILLMPMKVKELRNRADESMRLIQAYQQEGIEPPLNLDNHFEYLMLTVAELYKEDPLKLDLVMDYWCHHSDSTHASAPAYINRLPSRQVALFKFVRLAGEILPAGLFVPYLKMIASLASSPQAARQAFNFLKPNGTSGSTTISWDHFFSSLSRYYINLRKELPPSQDTVYRQRSHLKGITPEEVKGLESVLLVVQVIAKNDEMSRIAICDHPGWKVLPSLIGLVSCGISIPLKAVLIRTLAALAKSPESSSTVWQSLEAAQILSTIPTISSYQPRGVQTELEEIESKKDEYPLTRAMLELLDVLTDFPIPRLLGMGQRNPGFDPYLHFIINTVFLKFHTRSYKNPAEKWEVAEGCLKIFSKLIKQYEPAVEDFTGCKVELQSGETTVVNSAPGYHIMTQLHSKSELLHVILYVLDKGCCNFDIYEPFPGKKNLENATLYCLEILERGLKTQHSYMSQLAAAKSIHKILTGLSRLLLEVDPQSKKPDYMINVAKYIFYSSWLPQHAFHAVGVIHEVTNEPGADSELLSTFTATPTLATHIRHGFVECLDADIILDDDNESNEKQYTGSCKERILLLMMHSITRPTPNLAHYLLGFDINIKDIKKTILQQPGILGFPRTCLHSILGILEQSLERGRDKITEACYCFLHTLAANNKTSVPVLRFLRTSINQDFVQRHLSKLPFEGQNKATELGCMSWLLKIAAIELRVAGGSLQNLLVQRLVGNFGQEKGQIVPSQKLLMDLLHYIEFQLQLEPPLVLDFFDPSQVEMVLGRCSVPVTLIGGPRLIDIRKLHSLITEELAVTQNSATATQRNLMQQEVQRILQHALKRNQIKLLSYATVKFVEGWCQTTEILFCVATNQQLPTAQKQHLLLNLSHDLLQKMTSCEALSEIKTLVSGTVLMLLVHLRNSFITQTDNESFPSSPSNTTMMKIILSHVLQWILNAGASSQKVITHLYAALLNFLCVIGLEKSEGTNIVDFMYVSQLDSTVNRIMPVQERSHRYATIQVINSFGNQLMDILCHNCSGGHDVCKMLALSCLDKILELDYDNAWIIYLTSRGYLKHMIDSLLESDNMLRYMLQPEPPTLRPLYLYEAKMATFCRMASTRLGAESLLENKILSCMSSMVVFDHHPDVHIGFEGGDYSFIPSIGQRYQQIFLPALYFCDALLTTLGTENQSCAIQVCGFLQSHRDTIEMVLRNAFPKANTLFLKEIACLTGVISRSANIDMYKLVDEELTRNEFDDRLLEDVTGIRELRAHLYRLQKLMLSLLCKFQLQPPPIRLSHEQTDANQQHIFSVQIVANIMLYTRNQMQHSRMDQKIRNVLFEPHLTPKPGGREDRMKDTSGGVHLGTIVDQLVSVINLLHSELPQIDTLIKKSAIVGEMSTTELKEYMSEEEAKLDVQKQRVIVEQRLNRWVKEKRQCIKYCSLIIEHALYILWSHLDFYMIQVVSRHSRMQVSSGGIDEDMVAWKVSSETLMELKQGLVSTFTDSFITQLLDTHSEYATVDHSFIEALVRRIKRLLQFIIVQ
- the LOC114873378 gene encoding nuclear pore complex protein Nup205 isoform X2, whose translation is MPLIAERGAHEELYKKLSANVSWENAGLCGIIQFAFAVALATIKTASSVQLLNITTEDERLLETALSNKCFHFMAEVLFKNKIIYYEEFYIRYFHSLISDFILLMPMKVKELRNRADESMRLIQAYQQEGIEPPLNLDNHFEYLMLTVAELYKEDPLKLDLVMDYWCHHSDSTHASAPAYINRLPSRQVALFKFVRLAGEILPAGLFVPYLKMIASLASSPQAARQAFNFLKPNGTSGSTTISWDHFFSSLSRYYINLRKELPPSQDTVYRQRSHLKGITPEEVKGLESVLLVVQVIAKNDEMSRIAICDHPGWKVLPSLIGLVSCGISIPLKAVLIRTLAALAKSPESSSTVWQSLEAAQILSTIPTISSYQPRGVQTELEEIESKKDEYPLTRAMLELLDVLTDFPIPRLLGMGQRNPGFDPYLHFIINTVFLKFHTRSYKNPAEKWEVAEGCLKIFSKLIKQYEPAVEDFTGCKVELQSGETTVVNSAPGYHIMTQLHSKSELLHVILYVLDKGCCNFDIYEPFPGKKNLENATLYCLEILERGLKTQHSYMSQLAAAKSIHKILTGLSRLLLEVDPQSKKPDYMINVAKYIFYSSWLPQHAFHAVGVIHEVTNEPGADSELLSTFTATPTLATHIRHGFVECLDADIILDDDNESNEKQYTGSCKERILLLMMHSITRPTPNLAHYLLGFDINIKDIKKTILQQPGILGFPRTCLHSILGILEQSLERGRDKITEACYCFLHTLAANNKTSVPVLRFLRTSINQDFVQRHLSKLPFEGQNKATELGCMSWLLKIAAIELRVAGGSLQNLLVQRLVGNFGQEKGQIVPSQKLLMDLLHYIEFQLQLEPPLVLDFFDPSQVEMVLGRCSVPVTLIGGPRLIDIRKLHSLITEELAVTQNSATATQRNLMQQEVQRILQHALKRNQIKLLSYATVKFVEGWCQTTEILFCVATNQQLPTAQKQHLLLNLSHDLLQKMTSCEALSEIKTLVSGTVLMLLVHLRNSFITQTDNESFPSSPSNTTMMKIILSHVLQWILNAGASSQKVITHLYAALLNFLCVIGLEKSEGTNIVDFMYVSQLDSTVNRIMPVQERSHRYATIQVINSFGNQLMDILCHNCSGGHDVCKMLALSCLDKILELDYDNAWIIYLTSRGYLKHMIDSLLESDNMLRYMLQPEPPTLRPLYLYEAKMATFCRMASTRLGAESLLENKILSCMSSMVVFDHHPDVHIGFEGGDYSFIPSIGQRYQQIFLPALYFCDALLTTLGTENQSCAIQVCGFLQSHRDTIEMVLRNAFPKANTLFLKEIACLTGVISRSANIDMYKLVDEELTRNEFDDRLLEDVTGIRELRAHLYRLQKLMLSLLCKFQLQPPPIRLSHEQTDANQQHIFSVQIVANIMLYTRNQMQHSRMDQKIRNVLFEPHLTPKPGGREDRMKDTSGGVHLGTIVDQLVSVINLLHSELPQIDTLIKKSAIVGEMSTTELKEYMSEEEAKLDVQKQRVIVEQRLNRWVKEKRQCIKYCSLIIEHALYILWSHLDFYMIQVVSRHSRMQVSSGGIDEDMVAWKVSSETLMELKQGLVSTFTDSFITQLLDTHSEYATVDHSFIEALVRRIKRLLQFIIVQ